The Oryza brachyantha chromosome 7, ObraRS2, whole genome shotgun sequence genomic interval TTCATGCTAATTATCACTCTATATTTAAGCTATATGCTTTGAGTGTCTAAGTGTAAAGATTAAGGGGTGCTACCTTCTGCCCATGCATGTCCATTGTACCTAAAAACCAAGTAAAACACAAGGATGAGTATACAAATATTCAGCAAGTACAACATGGAACTAGCTAAATATACACATAACAAGTAACAAATAAAggatgaataaaaaatgtttttaaaacaCAGATACAATTTACTTActctaaaacaaaagaattttttcttttcattgcAACCAAAGATAAGAATTTGTCAAATAGTAGTTTCCATCCCAGACAATCATGAATTGAAACAGTAATTTTCATCCCGAACAATCGTGTATACACTCTTAGTATTTATGGTAAAGCCAGGTAAGCAGGAAAGTACCAGATTGCACATCCATGACTCTCATGGAACTTGAATTATCTAACTAGAATAACACATGAGAACACATCCATGGCCAACATGAAACATGAATTATTCAACCAGGACAAGAATCAGTATATTCAATTACGAGTAAAACTGTGAACACGAAATCAACTTGAAACAGGAATACTCACTTAAAACATGAATAGGAGGAAGCCAAGATCAGAACACACACATTATATAATGCAAGCAAATAACTAGAGCAAGCCAGtccaatcaacaaattcatcACACTTGCTATAACATTGACGATGGCACGGCATCTCACCAACACCACTGGAATCCATGATTACCTAAAGAACAAAATAACACTGAAAATCTAACAACTACACCTATAGAAATTAGATATCCCCACAAAACCTGCCAAACCGTGCTTTATCGATGTTCTGATAATAACCTTTGAACCACAAAACCAAATCTAGTAAATAAACACATCAAGAgtatctatagaaatttttctacAACTTTCATGTTGACAAGGACACTCTAGTTATATCTTAATTGGTCCTGAGATATAAAAAGAAGACTTGCCATGCTGGTTTTTCGACTGAGTCAGCAGTACTGTTTTTGCAATATCTCCTAAACTACTTATCCGAATTGAACGAAAGTAGAACCACTAGAAAGATATTGAATagatataaaacttttgtttaGATCACAAAAACTGATTCCTAACATATTAAAGTCAGTTTTGAAAATACACATTCAACCTACCCACTGAGAATTAGAACCGAACCGCCTGGGATTAAACCTGATTTCTATTTAAAAGTAATGTGACATGGAAGTAGTTAGGCTTTTACTTATACACAGAGAACACAAATTTATGATCAAATCGGTGAATCCACAAGACTAATTCTCCCAATTCTTCCTTCTGCTGCTCTCCTCATCTTCCTCTTCTGCTATCCTTCTTCCCAGCTAACAGCAGATGTAAGCATCATAGCAGTACAGCAGCAGCTCCAACAATTAGCTGATTGGAAAAGGCAGCACAGTAGCAACTGCGATGGCAGGAGTACGTGCAACCAGCGGCAGTGTGGCTTCAGCTAGGGCATCATGATGATGTGGCTGTGCATGGGGACGTTGACATGAGGCTGAATAGATTGATGTATCTGgttctctcccttttttttttccaaccgTGAGTTTGTATTTAAAGGGAGAAAAACACAAATCTGATGATCCACTTTAATCCTATTGCCACAGCTTCATTCAAACTCCAAACAAATGTATAGTCCATCTTGTATGATTCGGTGAGCTCACCACATTCATGGTCTCCGATTGTCCATCCGGGCAACAACTCGAAAGTTGAATTTTCATgtcttttttaattattttccaaaaacacgtaattaaAACGTGGGGtaatatacacacacacaaacactgATTGATCTAAGATACGATTGCCATAGTTCATCTATCATGTCTGACTTCCCTTCAATCTTTTTCATGATATCATTTACTTATTTCCCTTAAGGTAGGGCAATGgtaattcatttgttttttatcgcctgcaaatataagtttaacttgttgaattttttttgttatgccCGCTATTGCAAAGTGCGAGTTCAGAGTACTAGTTCAGTTTTGGTAAACTGATTCAGTTTAGTTTTAAGGGTTTCCCAGGTTGTGCAGGCTAATGATGCAGCATAACTTGCTAACTCTTTCAGGGATCACCACAGAATGGCCCTTCTCTTGACCCATCAGAAATTCTGATTGCAATCCATGTAATAGATCCTGAGAAAGAAGGAATACCACTCAAGAAGGTCTGATTTCCAGTTTTTAAATAGATTATTTGGCTATTTAGTTTAATGTACTGATGAGGTggtaatttgttttatgtgaTGGAAGGTTATTGATGCCTGCGCTGCTTGCTTTGAGCAAAGGACAATATTTACTCAACAAGTTTTGGCGAAAGCGCTGAACCAATTGGTAATACTCTTTATATTATCATGTTTTTGGATCTAGCTGCCTTATGATATGATGTACCTGTTGGGTCATTGCTCAAGCTCAACTTTTCTGCAGGTTGAACAGATTCCGCTTCCGTTGCTGTTTATGCGAACTGTTATGCAAGCGATTGGTGCATTTCCTGCATTGGTGAGTTAACTGCATGAACCCAATATGTAAACTGTGGCTGATAGTTTGTTGGTGTTATAATCTAGTTTGTGACATCTATGCGTAGTACaacaaattaagttaaaatGGTCGGTGACTATAATCTAGTTTGTGACATCTGTAGATAGTACAACAAATTAAGTTGAAATGCCAGGTTCATGCTGTTAAACATGATCTACCTGAAACATGTTGAATGAACCACATCCCCTTGCTTGGTTGGTGTTTGAATCTGTTTGGATTAGAAAGCAATACATTGATGAATTTTCTTTAGTTGCATGCTATTGCCACTCTTTAAGAAGCAAAGAGTTAATCACTTAAGTTTACTGTTTACACCACTTGCTTCATTTCTTGTGCATTCACTGATCCACTTGATTCTATGAAAGCaagacatatatattgttagtTGCATGGTAGCACCTGTCCTTTCAACTCTCCAAGGGGGTGGAGGATTAGGACCATCAGAGatctttattttctatcaATATGCTAATATTAATCTTATTGACTGTGTCATGGGCAACTTCGTTAATGTACATTGTTGGCATGAAAAGATACTGAAGTCTTGAGCATtgcaattatttattattatattattaaatctcTTGGTTTCTCAGTTTTGTAGACCTGTTTCTTGTATCTTATAATCTGATGAGCCTTCATTTCAGGTGGATTTTGTGATGGATATCATGTCACGCCTTGTTAGCAAGCAGGTTCTCATTTTTTAAGTATAGTTGTTGTGTTTTTATATCCTTGCAGATATGGAAATATCATACTGTCTTTTTGTCATGGCAGATATGGAAATATCCTAAGTTATGGGTAGGATTCCTGAAGTGCACTATCTTGACAAAACCTCAGTCATATGGTGTGCTGCTGCAGGTTGGCTCATTTTTGCCTCTTAAGTAGAATCTACTTATTGTTATATGCATAAATCTCTTTAGTATGTGCATCATCCATAGTTGTTGTACACATTCGAGAGTTCATTTTCTTATCATAATATCAATAATGTCTTAACATCACACTTTTTATCAGTTACCGGCTCCTCAGCTTGAAAGTGCCTTGAGTAAGAATCCTGTACTGAAGGCACCTTTGGTTGAGCACGCCAACCAGCCTAACGTACGATCAACTCTTCCTAGGTGTGTACTTAACCATATGCTTTATCAGCATAAATCTACCCATTTCTAGTACACGAGGGGAGGATCTGATGGGAGCTTCCCTTCTATGGCAGGTCTACTTTGGTAGTTCTGGGTCTTGCTGAAGATCAACAGCAACCTGCGCCTCAAGCAAAAAGTAGACAAAATCAGGCTGGAGAAACCAGCAGTTCAGCTGCAGATGCTACGACAGAAGTGACCCAGGAATCTTCCGCCGCTAGCTAATCTTCCCTTTATGCAGCCCTGGTAAGTATCTCAAATTTGTTGctctttgttttatcataATAGATGCAAAGATACTGCTCTCTCCTTTTTACTGAAATACACTATTGCTTCCTTCTTGTGTCTGCAGAATGTCGGTGATGTGCGAATTTGACGTCCCAACCAAATATCGGTGTTGTTTATTCGTACTACTGCCCtttatgtattatttatatatatgctggaAGGAGGCATTGGGCAATGAATTATAAGATTGTTTGGGTTAGACCCCTGATAGGTGTGAGTGAGTAACATGACAGAATGATTTTGTTGTCGCCGAGCAGTTGTGGCCTTCTGGCCGTGCGGCGGGATATGTACAGTATACCTTGGCTAGTGAAAGCAGAAGATTCTTAGCCCCGAATGCTCATCTTTGGTGGttctctaaaattttcattgaGATCTCTTTGTCGAATAATTTAGCCGATGTTGTTATTCACGTTTGAATGTAAGAGAGTTTCTTGTTTAGCTATGGTTTAGTTGGTACATGCCTAGTGCTCCGGTTGCACTAAGCACTATATTTGGAGGGAACGTGGCGTGAAGCCTGccttattattaattatacatgTTACTCACAAGTATAGTAACAGGAGCAATTACAGGTGTGGGTGGTAGCGAGACAAACAATAAATGGGATGGATATGCACAGGGAAGATAAAAAAGGCCCAAGGACAGGATAGGATGCTGCACACACAGCACAGGCACAAGACAAGcaccgagagagagagtgtgtgtcACTCAAACTCGAAGCGCATGAGAAGCTTGACGTTTTTGTACATGTTCCCTTTACGGTCGAAGAGCGAGACCGCTCGGATCCCGGGGAGGAGCTCCGAGACCGGCAGGACGGTCTGGCCGCCGAAGTCGTCCTTCTCCGACATGTCGTACTCGTGCACCTCCACCCGCAGCAACGCGATCTCCGGCACGGTCAGTGGGAAGGCGAATTCCTCCTCCCACACCGGCACCCAGTTATCCTCTATTGCCCTCGTCTTCTTCATCACCGAGTCTGCTGGTACTCCTGCTATCCCCACCTACGCGCATGCATCCGCCCCTCATTACTTTCTTTCTAAATCACAACTTCAATTCAATCCACTTACCCGCGCATAAAAGTCTGGAGGAGAATACTGATCGAAGTGGGTCTGCTTGAAGTCCATCCGCCAGCCATCGCCCATGTATACTTTCACCTGAAAGGCAGCAGTTCTCTTCAGTCCATCTGCCTCTGGGTTTCACAGATACTAACAAACAACAATACCTTTAATGTTTTCTTCGGAGATAGGACCTTCTTTGGATCAAAAACCTCTGGTTCACTTTGCATTAAGAAATCTGGCTTCTTCACATAACCACACCCACCATTAGCTTTATAAAACCCATGCATCAACCAGAGTGCTCTTCCATATCCCTGAAAGAAATATAATCTCCTTGTAAAAAGTTGATACTCAAGAGAAGAAGTGAACCGCTGTATGACCAACTTGACATGCATTCAGCAAACATAAGAGCACAAATTCCAGGTTTTTCATCTACCAATTCCAAAGTTCTATTACACCATAATCATACAGGTATAATGCTGccatttcatataaaatgtgAAAGCAACTGCGTTCAGCAAATTGATCCCTCACCGAATTTACTTAATTGGAAATAAGGAACATACATCTACACCATCACAATGGGATTAATTGATCAGGAAACAGGAACTGCACCTGCATATTGAACGCTACCATCTGAGCACCATGCACCCAACCAAGAAATGGATTATAGTTGGATGAAGTGACCCGAGTGCCCTTTGGGTATATCCTCAGTAGGTTTTTCTGTGTGAACCTGTTTTGACCAAAAACATTGAGCATTTCAGCAGAGGTAGCGAAAAGGCGGCCTAAAGTATCAAAAACCCCTTTTGCACTGCAGGTGTTTTCTGTTGTCTCTCTTCAAACTTGAGCTGTCGAGGATGGAATGACCAAATTTCATGTACTATACCTCACAATGTCGGTACCATGATGATCTGCCACTTTGGCAAGTTGTTGCTCGCTCAAACTGAGCCTTCTAACCTTTTCTGGGTCACTCTTTAAGGCATCAACCAGAGTACCTTTTGGTTTTCCTGCTTTGATCGTAATGAGGTGTTTATACTGTGGAGCTAGATGCTGTTGCATTTTCTGCTcctcctcagaatcagcatcttcgtcgtcgtcgtcggtgtcTTCATGCTGTGGATCAAACACAAATATGCAGATAAAAAACTTGCTGAACGGATTGTATGAGCCtaagaaaaggaggaggagcagagcATGAAGCATGAAGCAAAATGAGTACTTTAGTGGCAGACTGGATTTCAGACTGAATATCCGGGACTTCCTTTCCCCAAGCGGCATCATCAGTGGCTCCTCCCTTGCCAACATCACCACCGTCTTTGATGGTGCTACCATCCTTGGCTTCAAGGTACTCCTTGGGGGGCTTGGTGGAGAGGAGGACGCGGCCCATGAGGGCTTGAGGGGAAGGGAATTCTTTGACGTTGTCATTTTCAGGGTAGTAGAGGATGCCGCCGAGAACTTCAAGAACCATCTAGGAAGAGAATGGGTGGGTTAAGCAGGCAGAGATTAATTAGGTAAGTACGTACTAGGAAGCAGAGATTAAATAAGTAAGTGGGAAAAAAAGAGCGACCTTGGCGGCTTTGTCTTGGAGATCGGGCGGGAGATGGTCTTCGAGAGTGATGATAACTGGGTAGGGTGAGGCCACAAAGGCGTGCTCTTTGATGGAGACGAGGCATTTGAGCAGCGAGACCGGAGTGGTGAGCGTCCTGCCATGGAGGATGCTGATGTCATCCTTGGCGGAGTTGGGCCACATGTCGAGCTCGATGACCCGGACTCCCCTCTGGAGCGCCTTGATGATGGGGGCGTCGCTGCAGTCGCTGCTGAGCTGGTTGCCGGTGAGGTAGGAGTTGTGGCCGGTGTAGATGAAGTAGTGGGAGAGCGGGGCGGTCATGTCGTGGTGCACCTGGCCGTGCCGCATCGGCGGGTTGAGCTCGTGGGAGAAGAGGAAGCGGTGGAAGTCGTCCAGGGTGAGGAGCGAGCGGCCGACCCGCGGGATGCGGGCGGCGCGCCCCTGTAGCTGGCGGATCTGGTCGAGCAACCGCTCcagctcggcggcgtcggggccGTGGCCGGCGGCCTGGAGGTAGCCGCGGAGGCCGTCGGCGGCCATGTGGGGACCACCGCCGGTGTGGTGGGAGAAGATGGCGCGCACGtcctcgggcggcggcgcgtcatTCCAGCGGAAGCGGCGCTTGAAGATGAGGCAGCACTTGTACGTGCCCATCTCTGTCTCTCCTCCGTCTCCGGCTGCTGCtactcctctccctctccctctccctctccctctccctccccctccctcgcGAAATTTTCGCTGGAGACGACGAATCAATCAAAGCAAGACGCAACAAAAAGACGAACAAAAAGCAACTCTCCCTCACCTCCTACTATTCTACGTACCCCTCGTCCGTTCCGTTCCTTGTacaagtatttatttttaaattattttttataaaaattaaaattaaaaataatatattacaggtgaggataaaataaattaagaccGATAAGAGAAGTggtgcaaacaaaaattaatttatattttatataagttttaaataaatcttAAAAGTGCTTATAGCGTAATCCTAACTGTCGGCACGCTCACCCATGATTTATAGAGTActgattaattgattgattagGCACGGTAACTACTTCACtctcaactaattaattaatggaagggaaatttttatactagttTTAATTAGTTTGGGGGTCAAGGTCAAAGATCTCGCTAAGTAGTAGGAGTACTACCTTTCTTCCCTTAATTCCCTTCTTAATTCGAACCGTGTGCTTGctagtattttatttactaataaaaacaacataTGATTTACTCCAGTACTCAGTGGGTGGATTCCgatttttactttatttcaCTTGTTTAAGCAAAATGGAATCCTTTATAGTACAATTTTAAGTGTAATCGGTTAATTACTACCCCCTTCTTACATGCTAAAAATACAGTTCGTGAACTTGAACAACATTTTCTTCGAGGAATTGGTCCAAGAGTAGTCTTCACAAATTAGCTCTCACTGGAAATAAATACATCCAATCAAATACttcttataataaaaacaaacatttCCGAACATCTAGAGCAAATTGGTGAGGCTTTTACGGTGGGGATGGCCTACGGAgcccaacttttttttcaccagggcctattattaaaaatattttttttaaaaaaagaaaaaaatgtaaagagCACAGTGGAGCGAGTCATCTtaagattaaatattaatactcTATGCAGAAGTCAGCGTACGAAGTCTCTAGTACGAGTAGTTAATATATGCACTAATCTAGATACGGGCGTCAATGTGTCATCCTGATATGCACTCTTGAGTAGTTATAAGGTGGTGTTAATAGTTGGGATCCACCAacaggtgaggtgaggtgtcCACGTGGATAAGAATGAGAATGCAAATGATATGTGGTTTAGGAGCATGACATGTGTTCATTGTGATTACTAGATTTGTCATGCTACTACTAATTACAAGTAGTAGTACATTATTTCCGAGAGTCTGGCTGGACTGAAGGTGCAGACAGGTACTATTATTCTACATACAGTATTTCAAAGAGGTAAGACAAGAAAGGAAGGAATCGGTTGTGTAGGTAGTTCAGTTCTCGTGATTAGAGAGAACAATGGATAGTGGATGTCGCTCTCCTCTCAGGTCTTCATCAAAAAGatggaatggaatggaaaGGATGCAAGCCTAGGAAGCGAGGTATCTATCCAGCATGTGCCTTTCCTTGCCCTATCGGCTATTctccttgttttgtttttctttacatTGTCATGCATTTtcctttaattttgtttcagtAATGCTCGATTCGATTTCTGTTTTTTCCGCCCCTCTGTGCCAAGTACGTATACATGTTGAGGGAAATTTAACCATGCTCGATTcgatttctgtttttttacgTCATTGGCTTTTAAATTTGCGTTTaaccttcgtcttatttaaaaattttgtccaaatatataaaaatataaatcatatttaaagttatttttagaataaaccaagtcataataaaatagtcaataattatataaatttttgaataaaacgaagagtcaaacgtaaacaaaaaagtcaacggcgtcaaataaaaaaattctgataCAACCGTGTTGATCTTGACAGCAAaaaagtgtgtgtgtgtatatatatatatatatataaaagaaatgacaagtcggttttttctttttcagttttttttctaagttgCTAGcaccttattttttttgtttttgcttatgcttgtaagcaaaaaatgaatttttaaccttaaattatgTACGAATTATCTTCTATTGTAGTTTATACCCCATAGTAGTTTTTCTTGAATAtggctttttcatgaaaaaaaccaaacaacatattctCAAACGAAAagcaatttataaataaaactcttatatatgtattcttagtgatctaaaagccaaaactaGACACCAATCTTTGGTGAAacaaaaccctaaaattaactcttaaatttaagatttaaaatttaaattttgacttataaacttAGAAGTGAAATTACGGGGGTGATATATATGAAGGTAAATGTTCTGACCATAATATTCCAATATGAACTATCGACTGTCGAAAGGATATAGCATGAACTGGCTGTCAGCACACAAAAAAGACAtgcattatattttagttgtttgttATACCTAAAATCACATaacaaatcttttaaaaagaataaatttacAGACGAACACAGATATTTTACTAGACTAGCAAAATACCTCATGCAGAACCACGGGTTAAACTAAACTcggaaaattataaaaaaatgctaGATTGACCAATGCTTGTTTAAGGCTATAGCTGGCTGCAAGGTTTCTTGGTGATTTTGTATTCGAgcttttattttgattatatttttaaaaagtggccgtatttttttactttgtaaaggtgtttttatttgattggCTGACTGTTGTATTTACTGGcattaaatttttgcatgAGCTTATAGACACCTtaaagtctaaatttaaaattaaaaatttaaatcttgatttataaatataaacaaaagtaaaaaaagcaCGCAACTTATCAGTCTAGCGGGTTATGTCACGTTGGAGCGCAGAGTCACTCCGTCTTCATAGGACAGAGAAGATGACGACTTACCACACACAGCGAATCGATCAATGGTTCATGTTCACGGAATGTGGTGGGggctctttttttcttctccctgTGATTATATGTTAAATTGACTTCAactcttaatttaaaattgattttatagttttttatcaaataagtttatctttttagctttggtttttatatcgcaaaaataagtatatagaagttttataataaattatttttgtttttaaatatgcaGCCAAACAATTACCCTAGCGAGGTGAAAAGGCCAAACTAAGAAGCAATCAACTGgacaaagaaaaacagaaatttCCAGAGGGCCCTAATTAAGGGGTAGGAGGAAACTCGATTCGCACCGGCGGATATATGGAGGATTGCATTGGATGGGTCCCTTCGTGAAGGCCCATTTAAACTAGTCTATAGAAACTAGAGGCGGCCCAGCAGCAGCTCAACGGCCCAATTAACTCAGACTCTTGAAGAATCCTGCTCGATTAATGGAGTTAGTTGGTCACACGTCGCTGCCGCTCACCGCTATTATTGCGTTGTACCGATAATGGAGTACtggctactacctccgtccaatataaacattcttatattattaaaatatttattcactacagtgatcaattttttaattattttctaagagtttaatttgttgtgAAGTAATGATTGACATAATAGAAATAAGTGTAAAAAATGAATGTATTatggtataaaaaataaatcttatatatatttatattttagaggcATCTCCCTCTCAGGTTGTCACGGACGGACACGACACAAGCATTTACTGCAATATAATACGTTGACataaacacaaacacaaaGGATATGATATATGACAGTTGAGCGTGGATTAAGGGACACCCTCATCGGCTTCTCGTTTATTACATGTTGTCtaaatattatcaaaaaatataaaaaatttatgaaaatatattaatatgtgatatatcactgtacaaatatgcaagttaaaatatgatttttatagttcataacaaaaataacaaattaaactatgaatagtatacacatactcacaatcatatatttattatttttcttatggattctagaagttatattttaacctGTATTTTTGTGtggtgatatatcacatattaatctatttttataaattttttcatattttttaataattatttggaTAACAGGTAGTAGGCTAGGGGATGTCCCGTCGAGAGTTTAAAACGGTTTTCCATTATAGCGAGAGATGATACTATATATACGTACAGTAGTAGTAACAAGCTAAGGGACGTACAGTTCGTGGCAGGCACGCACAGTAATTCACATGAGATCGAGTTTTGGAGTTACGGGTGgatgacatatatatttggcGCACTGCACCTTACCTTATTTTGACATcgatcatgcatatatagaaTTACTACTACCTAGCTGGAGTTGACGAACCTGCAATCCTTCCTGACCTCTCCCTGGGCGCCGGTGAGCGGCGCGTTCTCGGACATGGTGAGCAGCGTGGCGGCGAAACGCTGGTGGAAGTAGGCGTTGTCGGCGGCCATCCGGCGGACGTAGGGAGACGTGCGGGGGTCGGAGGCAAGCTGCTGGTCCAcaaggaggaggccgcggccggcgaggaggttGCGGTAGTACATGTTGTCCAGCAGCATGGGCGTGGCGCGGTCGTTGCGCGCGTACACCACCTCCCCAgtgtcctccgccgcctccgccgtggGGCACCTCCCCCGCAGGTACTCTCCGTACGCCGCCTCCATGCTACCGTCCACCTCCGGGTACAGCCTCCCCACCAGGTTGAAGCAGTGCACGCGGCCCACCGAGTGCGCGCCCAGCAGCGCCACCGCCCCCTCCGTGTCCACGCCCATCCCCGCGAACCGCGCCAGCACCGTCGACACGCTGTCGTTGTGGTTGGGGATGTACCGCTCCACCACGCCGTAGTAGCTCTCCCTGCTGTCCCGCCGCCCCGTCCGCATGcccaccggcgccggcccTCCCAGCATGGCCACGCCGTCCCGGGCCGCCAGCGCCAGGATGTCGGCGCAGGAGACGGTGCCTGGGCACTCCCGCTCCACGGCGGCCTTGATGGCGGTGATGTACTTGAAGTTGCGCATGCCGAAGCTGCGGTGGGAGGCCTGCTCGGAGATGGCGCCGGTGGGCGTGGTCTCCAGCAGCAGGGAGGCGTCGCAGGACTTGACCATGCAGTCGTGGAAGAGGGCCCTCACCCACGACACCGCCGTGTTGCCGTGCTCCTCGTACAGCCTCTGCACCTGCTCCctcaccacctcctccgcccgaGGGCAGCTCTCCGAGTAGAAGTTCAGCCTCAGCTGCCCCTCGCCGGAAACAACACTCATCGTCACTTGGAGCAGCAGCGCGCAGCTGCAGCACACCATCGCAATATGCCTACTCCTCGTCATCGCTATTCGCTAGTGGGCAGTGcactgctagctagctagcagcaaAACTAACTAGTAGCAAGAGTGGAGTGTCCAAGCAAGaaggtgcatatatatatgcccgGCTTCCATCACTTGAGCAGTGACTACCGCCCCTTACTTATATAGCATTGCCATATGTAATGTATCGTCGATCATTTACGAATTGTTTAGCTTGTGGACTAGAAAGAATATATTACAACCTaacttatgattataaaattagttggttctattttattttttttaagttaaagtGATTGGTTGaactcttatttttatttagacgGAGGGATATGATGAGATGAAGTGATCATGTGACATCTTTGGATGGAGTGATCGAGATGGAATGAGTTGATGCATTTACCTTCTCATATTGTTGTTGTCTCATATTGTTGTTGAGGTCACCTTCGCAGTGatagtttcaaataaaacggtaAGTTtggtttagattttaaaaataactcagcataattgtataaatattaatacaagTAATATTTCATTGCTCGTcctatttaaataataatagataaataatagATGAAATTGTGTATGTCATTTCGCAAATTAGATCAATACAAATAATCGAGTGACATATATAAAGACCACacaatttaatatttcaaataataaatgaattcTCATATCATTTCAAAgaataatagataaatttgttgctcataaatgaatttgaatttttaatcttaaatttgaggtTAACTTTTTTGGGTtcattgttatttatttttcaaccttgacttttagattactaagaatacgtatataaaagttttatctataaattattttttatttacaaatatgttgtatcGTTTTTTCCCACAAACCCAAAAATGACCCCACGGACACGGACGCATACATGTGCATCAATGAGCTCACACCGGTCGATAAGTGCATCG includes:
- the LOC102702115 gene encoding phosphoinositide phospholipase C 2-like, encoding MGTYKCCLIFKRRFRWNDAPPPEDVRAIFSHHTGGGPHMAADGLRGYLQAAGHGPDAAELERLLDQIRQLQGRAARIPRVGRSLLTLDDFHRFLFSHELNPPMRHGQVHHDMTAPLSHYFIYTGHNSYLTGNQLSSDCSDAPIIKALQRGVRVIELDMWPNSAKDDISILHGRTLTTPVSLLKCLVSIKEHAFVASPYPVIITLEDHLPPDLQDKAAKMVLEVLGGILYYPENDNVKEFPSPQALMGRVLLSTKPPKEYLEAKDGSTIKDGGDVGKGGATDDAAWGKEVPDIQSEIQSATKHEDTDDDDEDADSEEEQKMQQHLAPQYKHLITIKAGKPKGTLVDALKSDPEKVRRLSLSEQQLAKVADHHGTDIVRFTQKNLLRIYPKGTRVTSSNYNPFLGWVHGAQMVAFNMQGYGRALWLMHGFYKANGGCGYVKKPDFLMQSEPEVFDPKKVLSPKKTLKVKVYMGDGWRMDFKQTHFDQYSPPDFYARVGIAGVPADSVMKKTRAIEDNWVPVWEEEFAFPLTVPEIALLRVEVHEYDMSEKDDFGGQTVLPVSELLPGIRAVSLFDRKGNMYKNVKLLMRFEFE
- the LOC102702394 gene encoding peroxidase 21-like; translated protein: MTRSRHIAMVCCSCALLLQVTMSVVSGEGQLRLNFYSESCPRAEEVVREQVQRLYEEHGNTAVSWVRALFHDCMVKSCDASLLLETTPTGAISEQASHRSFGMRNFKYITAIKAAVERECPGTVSCADILALAARDGVAMLGGPAPVGMRTGRRDSRESYYGVVERYIPNHNDSVSTVLARFAGMGVDTEGAVALLGAHSVGRVHCFNLVGRLYPEVDGSMEAAYGEYLRGRCPTAEAAEDTGEVVYARNDRATPMLLDNMYYRNLLAGRGLLLVDQQLASDPRTSPYVRRMAADNAYFHQRFAATLLTMSENAPLTGAQGEVRKDCRFVNSS